A single Polynucleobacter acidiphobus DNA region contains:
- the petA gene encoding ubiquinol-cytochrome c reductase iron-sulfur subunit — MSDTPKMDKDRRTWLIATTAVGGCGAAAVAYPFLDSFQPSERAKAAGAPVEVDISGMKPDEIRTVEWRGKPVWVLRRTPEQVAELPKLDGELADPKSLRDPAALTPTYARNDHRSIKPEYFVAVGICSHLGCSPTAKLQAGPQPSLPNDWPGGFLCPCHGSTFDLAGRVYKNKPAPDNLEVPPHMYLSDTKILIGEDKKS; from the coding sequence ATGAGTGATACCCCAAAAATGGATAAAGACCGCCGTACTTGGCTGATTGCTACGACTGCTGTTGGTGGTTGCGGAGCCGCTGCTGTTGCATACCCATTTCTAGATAGTTTCCAACCATCCGAGCGTGCTAAGGCTGCTGGTGCCCCGGTTGAGGTCGATATCTCCGGCATGAAGCCCGATGAGATTCGGACGGTTGAGTGGCGCGGAAAGCCAGTTTGGGTCTTGCGCCGCACCCCAGAGCAAGTGGCTGAACTTCCTAAATTAGATGGCGAGCTGGCCGATCCCAAATCCTTGCGTGATCCCGCAGCTTTAACACCTACTTATGCTCGCAATGACCACCGCTCGATTAAGCCTGAGTATTTTGTGGCAGTTGGTATTTGTTCACATTTAGGTTGCTCACCAACTGCAAAGTTACAAGCAGGCCCACAACCATCCTTGCCAAACGATTGGCCAGGCGGTTTCTTGTGCCCTTGCCATGGCTCTACCTTTGATTTGGCTGGCCGCGTCTATAAGAACAAGCCGGCTCCGGACAACTTAGAAGTGCCTCCCCACATGTATTTGAGCGACACCAAGATTTTGATTGGTGAGGACAAGAAGTCGTAA
- a CDS encoding helix-turn-helix domain-containing protein, whose protein sequence is MKENQHHLPPRIKLSLEKLGEDIEMARKKRRLTTAALCERAGISRPLYLRMIQGAPGTSIGAYAMVFWGLGMGTIFEELCDSAHDTTGILLEEGRLPKRIRPSKTKTGAL, encoded by the coding sequence ATGAAAGAAAATCAACATCATCTACCCCCTCGTATTAAGCTTTCGCTAGAAAAACTGGGTGAGGACATTGAGATGGCCCGAAAAAAAAGGCGCCTCACGACTGCCGCATTATGCGAGCGAGCTGGTATTTCAAGGCCTCTGTATTTACGAATGATTCAGGGTGCGCCCGGAACATCGATTGGTGCTTATGCCATGGTCTTTTGGGGTCTTGGTATGGGGACAATTTTTGAAGAATTGTGTGACAGCGCTCATGACACTACGGGCATACTTTTGGAAGAAGGGCGCTTACCTAAACGTATTCGTCCATCGAAGACAAAGACGGGTGCATTATGA
- the hisA gene encoding 1-(5-phosphoribosyl)-5-[(5-phosphoribosylamino)methylideneamino]imidazole-4-carboxamide isomerase: MLLIPAIDIKDGHCVRLEQGDMNRSTVFSEDPAAMAKHWLSKGARRLHLVDLNGAFAGKPKNEAAIKAILQAVGDDIPVQLGGGIRDLETIERLLDDGISTIIIGTAAVKNPGFLQDACTAFAGHIMVGLDAKDGKVATDGWSKLTGHEVIDLAKKFEDYGAEAIIYTDIGRDGMLKGINLEATVKLAQSVRIPVIASGGLSSKKDIEALCAVEDEGVMGVIAGRSIYTGDIDLTEAQQYADQLSKAK; this comes from the coding sequence ATGTTGTTAATACCTGCCATTGATATTAAAGACGGACATTGTGTACGTCTTGAGCAAGGTGATATGAACCGTAGCACCGTGTTCTCCGAAGATCCAGCCGCAATGGCTAAGCACTGGCTGAGTAAAGGTGCACGTCGTTTGCATTTGGTTGATCTTAATGGCGCCTTTGCTGGCAAGCCCAAGAATGAGGCTGCGATTAAAGCCATTCTCCAAGCGGTGGGTGATGATATTCCTGTGCAATTGGGCGGTGGTATCCGCGATTTAGAAACCATCGAGCGCTTACTTGATGATGGCATTAGCACCATCATCATTGGCACCGCTGCGGTGAAGAACCCTGGTTTTTTACAAGATGCGTGTACCGCATTTGCGGGGCACATCATGGTGGGCTTGGATGCTAAAGATGGTAAGGTCGCCACCGACGGTTGGAGTAAGTTAACGGGCCATGAGGTGATTGATCTTGCGAAGAAGTTTGAGGACTATGGCGCTGAGGCCATCATCTACACCGATATTGGGCGCGATGGCATGCTCAAGGGTATTAATTTAGAGGCAACCGTCAAACTTGCACAGTCGGTTCGCATCCCGGTGATCGCCAGCGGTGGTCTCTCGAGCAAGAAAGATATTGAAGCTTTATGTGCAGTCGAGGACGAAGGCGTGATGGGTGTGATCGCAGGGCGGTCCATTTATACCGGTGATATAGACCTAACTGAGGCACAACAGTACGCTGATCAACTCAGCAAAGCCAAGTAG
- the hisH gene encoding imidazole glycerol phosphate synthase subunit HisH, with the protein MHIAIVDYGMGNLRSVSQALQHVAPECNITIASDPAEILRSDRVVLPGQGAMPDCMKQLRSSGLMDAVMQSVREKPLFGICVGEQMLFEESEERKPGVTTNTACLALMPGKVKRFHLSGTQEDGSEFKIPHMGWNQVRQDRDHPMWHGIPDMTSFYFVHSYYVEVANPEDTVGSTNYGGWFTSAVARDTIFATQFHPEKSAQYGLKLYQNFVAWRP; encoded by the coding sequence ATGCACATCGCTATTGTTGATTATGGAATGGGTAATTTGCGCTCGGTCTCGCAGGCCCTACAGCACGTGGCGCCAGAGTGCAACATTACAATCGCGAGCGATCCTGCCGAGATCTTGCGCTCAGACCGTGTGGTGTTGCCTGGGCAGGGTGCAATGCCCGATTGCATGAAGCAGTTACGTTCCTCGGGCCTCATGGATGCAGTGATGCAGTCGGTGCGTGAGAAGCCGTTGTTTGGGATTTGTGTGGGTGAGCAAATGCTTTTTGAAGAGAGCGAAGAGCGCAAACCCGGAGTAACGACCAATACGGCGTGCCTTGCCTTAATGCCAGGGAAGGTGAAACGCTTTCATTTGTCGGGTACTCAAGAGGATGGGTCGGAGTTTAAGATCCCGCACATGGGATGGAATCAGGTTCGCCAAGACCGTGATCACCCGATGTGGCATGGTATCCCCGACATGACGAGTTTTTACTTCGTGCACAGTTATTATGTGGAGGTGGCTAACCCAGAAGATACTGTAGGATCAACGAATTACGGCGGGTGGTTTACATCGGCCGTGGCTCGCGATACTATTTTTGCTACGCAGTTCCATCCCGAGAAAAGTGCTCAATACGGACTTAAGCTCTATCAAAACTTTGTCGCCTGGCGACCCTGA
- a CDS encoding porin, which produces MKKSLLALAAMGAFAGAAQAQSSVTVYGILDVGYVGGNERVASNNAVAKQTFSTFNQGAQSTSRLGFRGNEDIGGGTRAFFTIETQLQPQSTTFSSLQTRQAFVGLGQKGIGSFQIGTQNTPIFNAVCATDPGACNNIVGNVIYPSYTGVSTNGGNVNGNTNGFTLRTGNTLRLQTENISGLVANAIFVMNNENDTQGATASATPNGYTGGINNQNGWGLGLNYSIQKLLITANYQSFTSKNPYAATNTQAANGTATTGAPAAWTTGAGGTNVTDNQTYIGAMYDFGILKAYAGWINRKVTSQINSNNYLQRSAQQIGVRANLTKQVEGWASVGNGRYQAFGVGEPTANIVGWQVGSNYNLSKRTNLYAIYGQAGTSSANSSSLGVTSFNASNYAVGVRHTF; this is translated from the coding sequence ATGAAAAAATCACTATTAGCACTCGCCGCAATGGGCGCGTTTGCTGGTGCCGCACAAGCCCAGTCCAGCGTGACCGTATACGGTATTTTGGATGTGGGATATGTGGGTGGTAATGAGCGCGTTGCTTCTAACAACGCTGTTGCTAAACAAACTTTTAGCACGTTTAACCAAGGCGCCCAGTCAACCAGTCGTTTGGGTTTCCGTGGTAACGAGGACATCGGTGGCGGCACTCGCGCTTTTTTCACAATTGAGACTCAATTACAACCCCAATCAACCACTTTTTCTAGTTTGCAAACTCGTCAAGCTTTCGTTGGTTTGGGTCAAAAGGGTATTGGATCGTTTCAAATTGGTACTCAGAACACCCCAATTTTTAACGCAGTATGTGCAACCGACCCTGGCGCATGTAACAACATTGTCGGTAACGTAATTTACCCTTCTTACACTGGTGTTAGCACCAACGGTGGAAACGTTAACGGCAATACAAATGGCTTCACACTAAGAACTGGTAATACCCTCAGACTTCAGACCGAAAATATCAGCGGTTTAGTTGCCAACGCTATTTTTGTTATGAATAACGAGAACGATACTCAGGGCGCAACTGCATCTGCAACGCCTAACGGGTATACAGGTGGTATCAACAATCAAAATGGTTGGGGCCTTGGCTTGAATTATTCAATCCAAAAATTGTTGATCACCGCAAACTATCAATCATTCACTTCTAAGAATCCATACGCTGCTACCAATACTCAAGCTGCTAATGGCACAGCCACAACTGGAGCTCCTGCTGCTTGGACCACTGGTGCGGGTGGCACAAACGTTACTGATAACCAGACTTACATTGGTGCGATGTATGACTTTGGTATTTTGAAAGCCTATGCTGGTTGGATTAATCGTAAAGTTACTTCACAGATTAATTCAAATAACTATCTCCAACGTTCAGCACAGCAAATTGGTGTTCGTGCTAACCTGACCAAACAAGTTGAGGGTTGGGCGAGCGTTGGTAATGGCCGTTACCAAGCATTTGGTGTAGGCGAACCCACCGCTAACATCGTAGGATGGCAAGTTGGTTCCAACTACAACTTGAGCAAGCGTACAAACCTGTATGCAATTTATGGTCAAGCTGGAACCTCTAGTGCCAATTCTAGTAGCTTAGGCGTAACCAGCTTTAATGCCAGCAACTACGCTGTTGGCGTACGTCACACTTTCTAA
- the tatB gene encoding Sec-independent protein translocase protein TatB, with product MIDLGVSKLALIAVVALIVVGPERLPKVARMAGNLFGRAQRYMAEVRTEVNRQIELDEFKKLREASADAMREMESTLNATVQEANVNLSDQAEPTTDEFSSSILDSAPDVTKVYRDALRQGRDSWGVKRTARPLWYKHSAGVRTRVQSGAARVKRFKRPVLSK from the coding sequence ATGATTGATCTTGGTGTATCAAAGCTCGCCCTGATTGCAGTGGTGGCTTTGATTGTGGTGGGCCCCGAACGTTTACCCAAAGTTGCTCGCATGGCGGGCAATTTGTTTGGGCGTGCGCAGCGTTATATGGCGGAGGTTCGTACCGAGGTCAATCGCCAAATTGAGCTCGATGAGTTCAAGAAGCTGCGTGAGGCAAGTGCTGACGCCATGCGGGAGATGGAAAGCACCCTTAATGCCACCGTGCAAGAGGCGAATGTAAACCTGAGCGATCAGGCCGAGCCCACGACCGATGAGTTCTCTAGTTCAATCTTAGATTCGGCACCAGATGTGACTAAGGTGTATCGAGATGCGCTTCGTCAAGGGCGAGATAGTTGGGGTGTCAAGCGCACCGCTAGACCCCTTTGGTATAAACACTCAGCGGGTGTGCGCACTCGAGTGCAATCGGGTGCAGCAAGAGTCAAACGATTCAAGCGTCCAGTATTAAGTAAGTAA
- the hisF gene encoding imidazole glycerol phosphate synthase subunit HisF has product MLTKRIIPCLDVTAGRVVKGINFVGLQDAGDPVEVAQRYNEQGADELTFLDITATSDGRDLILPIIEAVASKVFIPLTVGGGVRATQDVRRLLNAGADKVSMNSSAVANPDLVSDASAHYGSQCIVVAIDAKQTAPKRWEVFTHGGRKGTGIDAIEWAMEVAKRGAGEILLTSMDRDGTKDGFDLELTAAVSRAVSVPVIASGGVGGLQDLVDGIQIGRADAVLAASIFHYGQHSVQEAKQYMAKQGVAVRI; this is encoded by the coding sequence ATGCTTACGAAACGCATTATTCCTTGCCTCGATGTCACTGCAGGCAGGGTCGTTAAAGGAATTAATTTTGTTGGCTTGCAAGACGCGGGCGATCCAGTTGAGGTTGCGCAGCGGTATAACGAGCAAGGCGCTGATGAACTTACCTTTCTGGACATCACCGCAACATCGGATGGCCGTGATCTGATTTTGCCCATCATTGAAGCGGTGGCATCGAAGGTATTTATTCCCTTGACGGTCGGCGGTGGAGTGCGTGCTACTCAGGATGTGCGGCGCCTACTCAATGCTGGGGCTGATAAGGTGAGCATGAACTCCTCAGCGGTCGCCAATCCGGATTTGGTCTCGGATGCGTCCGCGCATTATGGCTCGCAATGCATTGTGGTCGCAATTGATGCCAAGCAAACCGCCCCCAAGCGTTGGGAGGTGTTCACACACGGCGGTCGTAAAGGGACTGGCATCGATGCGATTGAGTGGGCTATGGAGGTCGCTAAGCGTGGTGCTGGCGAGATTTTGCTCACCAGCATGGATCGCGATGGCACCAAGGATGGTTTTGATCTGGAACTGACTGCTGCAGTAAGCAGGGCGGTTTCAGTACCCGTGATTGCTTCTGGTGGTGTGGGTGGCTTGCAGGATCTTGTGGACGGAATTCAGATTGGGAGAGCCGATGCGGTGCTTGCTGCAAGTATCTTTCATTACGGACAGCACAGTGTGCAAGAGGCTAAGCAATATATGGCAAAGCAGGGCGTCGCGGTAAGGATTTAA
- a CDS encoding type II toxin-antitoxin system HipA family toxin, producing the protein MRKECTIFVGENPIEVGKLSYEKKGQKSTSAFLYSDSWLRNPDQFALSPDLPLISGYQFHTARTSDESSFFACFSDIEPDGWGKMVIQRDFAKQRKDGASNQRATALLDDFDYLMWIGDFSRIGAIRLKDSEGIFQRRVDHKRQIPPLLELPQLLRASKAIEENQETLKDLEYLRGVGTSLGGLRPKCSIIDAEGNLSIGKFPSVGDTRSIVHGEVLALHLAKRCGIDSAGSQVVDSDGIPVALIKRFDRDGPKRLMYLSANSLLQAKSNQQYTYEDIASLIRTISPRAKYDLGQLWRRMIFNILINNVDDHLKNHGFLHTTGDQWVLAPAFDLNPFPDKMRALKTWISQESGEFASLDAGLAISKSFELPNAEAKAILSEMRLVISKWKSLAQNLGMNAQDIDQYAPAFEYQEP; encoded by the coding sequence ATGAGAAAAGAGTGCACTATCTTCGTTGGCGAGAATCCCATTGAAGTTGGCAAGTTAAGCTATGAAAAGAAAGGCCAAAAAAGTACCAGCGCCTTTCTGTATTCCGATTCGTGGTTGCGCAATCCAGATCAGTTTGCACTCTCACCCGATTTGCCCTTAATAAGTGGTTATCAATTTCATACGGCTCGCACATCAGACGAATCCAGCTTTTTTGCTTGCTTTTCAGATATCGAGCCAGATGGATGGGGCAAGATGGTCATTCAACGGGATTTTGCAAAGCAACGAAAGGATGGTGCTAGTAATCAGCGAGCAACTGCGCTCCTTGATGATTTTGATTATTTGATGTGGATTGGTGACTTTAGTCGGATCGGTGCCATTCGATTAAAAGATTCGGAAGGCATTTTTCAGCGCCGAGTAGATCACAAACGACAAATTCCACCCCTTCTTGAATTACCTCAACTATTACGCGCAAGCAAAGCAATCGAAGAAAATCAGGAAACATTAAAAGATTTGGAATATCTTCGCGGTGTTGGAACATCGCTGGGTGGACTTCGACCAAAATGTAGCATCATCGATGCCGAGGGAAATTTATCCATAGGAAAGTTCCCAAGCGTAGGGGATACGCGATCGATCGTACACGGTGAGGTTCTTGCCCTGCATTTGGCAAAGCGCTGCGGTATCGATAGTGCCGGATCACAAGTCGTTGACTCCGATGGTATTCCCGTTGCATTGATAAAACGGTTTGACCGTGATGGCCCAAAACGATTGATGTACTTATCTGCTAATTCATTGCTTCAAGCCAAATCAAATCAACAATACACATACGAGGACATTGCAAGCCTGATTCGGACCATCAGCCCTAGAGCTAAATATGATCTTGGTCAGTTATGGAGACGTATGATATTTAATATATTGATTAACAATGTCGATGATCATTTAAAAAATCATGGCTTCTTGCACACCACAGGTGATCAGTGGGTACTGGCACCAGCATTTGATTTAAATCCTTTTCCAGACAAAATGAGAGCATTAAAAACATGGATTTCGCAGGAAAGCGGAGAGTTTGCATCATTAGATGCGGGTTTGGCTATTTCAAAATCATTTGAGTTACCAAATGCGGAAGCAAAAGCTATCCTATCTGAAATGAGATTAGTTATCTCCAAATGGAAGTCTCTTGCTCAAAATTTGGGAATGAATGCTCAGGATATCGATCAATATGCTCCTGCATTTGAATATCAGGAACCATAG
- a CDS encoding histidine triad nucleotide-binding protein produces the protein MKHPSYDPNCIFCKIVAGEIPCQKVYEDDEILAFKDINPAAPVHLLLIPKKHLPMLESATAHDAPLLGRMLELAPRLASQEGCRPGKEGGFRVMVNNGADGGQEVYHLHLHVMGGPRPWKK, from the coding sequence ATGAAACACCCAAGTTACGACCCAAACTGCATTTTTTGCAAGATTGTTGCAGGGGAAATTCCTTGCCAAAAGGTCTATGAGGATGATGAAATTCTGGCGTTTAAGGACATTAATCCGGCCGCCCCAGTGCATTTATTGCTGATTCCTAAGAAACACCTACCGATGTTGGAGTCAGCGACTGCCCACGACGCGCCATTGCTGGGTAGAATGTTGGAATTAGCCCCGCGTTTAGCTTCCCAAGAAGGATGTCGCCCTGGTAAAGAGGGGGGATTTCGGGTGATGGTGAACAATGGCGCGGATGGGGGTCAGGAGGTTTATCACTTGCATCTGCATGTGATGGGCGGGCCGCGCCCCTGGAAAAAATAA
- a CDS encoding cytochrome b — protein sequence MAFQEIKVPENASVAQKGLAWVDSRFPLTKLFKEHMSEYYAPKNFNFWYFFGSLAIVVLVIQIVTGIFLVMNYKPDAMKAFDSVEYIMREVPWGWLIRYMHSTGASMFFVVVYLHMFRGLIYGSYQKPRELIWIFGCTIFLLLMAEAFLGYLLPWGQMSYWGAQVIINLFAAIPLIGPDLALWLRGDYVVGDATLNRFFSLHVIALPLVLVGLVAAHIIALHEVGSNNPDGIDIKNNLDASGKPVDGIPFHPYYSVHDIMGLGVFLMIFAAIVFFAPEMGGYFLEANNFIPADPLQTPSHIAPVWYFTPFYSMLRATTTPFLIPLWILCAVILGMVIKNNKDIRVKAFCVGILAALALGFYVFDAKFWGVVIMGGTVVILFFLPWLDKSPVRSIRYRPDFHKYIYGIFIVSFVILGYLGIKPPSPLFEKISQICTIYYLAFFFAMPWWSKMGKFKPVPDRVTFEAH from the coding sequence ATGGCATTCCAAGAAATTAAAGTCCCAGAAAACGCCTCTGTTGCTCAAAAAGGCTTGGCATGGGTGGATTCGCGCTTCCCATTGACTAAGCTCTTTAAAGAGCATATGAGCGAGTACTATGCTCCAAAGAACTTTAACTTCTGGTACTTCTTTGGCTCCTTAGCCATTGTGGTGTTGGTGATTCAGATTGTGACCGGTATTTTCCTCGTCATGAACTACAAACCCGATGCCATGAAAGCATTTGATTCGGTTGAGTACATCATGCGCGAGGTTCCCTGGGGTTGGCTGATTCGTTACATGCACTCGACTGGCGCTTCGATGTTCTTCGTAGTGGTCTACCTGCATATGTTCCGTGGCTTGATCTATGGTTCTTATCAAAAACCGCGTGAACTCATTTGGATCTTTGGTTGCACCATTTTCTTATTGCTCATGGCTGAGGCTTTCTTGGGATATCTCTTACCCTGGGGCCAAATGTCCTACTGGGGCGCTCAGGTGATTATTAATCTCTTTGCTGCTATTCCCTTAATTGGTCCAGACTTGGCTTTGTGGCTACGCGGTGATTATGTGGTGGGCGACGCAACTTTGAATCGCTTCTTCTCTTTGCACGTGATCGCTTTGCCATTAGTTCTAGTTGGCTTAGTTGCAGCTCATATCATTGCGCTACATGAAGTGGGCTCTAACAACCCTGACGGCATTGATATTAAGAACAACTTAGATGCCTCTGGTAAGCCAGTGGACGGTATTCCATTTCATCCTTACTACTCAGTGCATGACATTATGGGTCTCGGTGTGTTCCTCATGATCTTCGCCGCCATTGTGTTCTTTGCACCTGAGATGGGTGGTTACTTCTTAGAGGCGAACAATTTCATTCCGGCTGATCCTTTGCAAACGCCTTCGCACATTGCCCCGGTCTGGTATTTCACGCCGTTCTATTCAATGCTGCGTGCCACCACCACACCATTCCTAATTCCTCTGTGGATTCTGTGTGCAGTGATTTTGGGGATGGTCATTAAGAACAACAAAGACATCCGGGTGAAAGCCTTTTGCGTTGGCATTTTGGCTGCTCTTGCGCTTGGTTTTTATGTGTTTGATGCGAAGTTCTGGGGCGTGGTCATCATGGGCGGTACGGTCGTGATCCTGTTCTTCTTGCCTTGGCTTGATAAATCCCCAGTGCGCTCGATTCGTTATCGCCCAGATTTTCATAAATACATTTACGGCATTTTCATTGTGAGTTTTGTGATCTTGGGTTATCTCGGCATCAAGCCGCCTTCACCACTTTTTGAGAAGATCTCGCAGATTTGCACGATCTACTATCTGGCATTCTTCTTTGCCATGCCTTGGTGGAGCAAGATGGGTAAATTTAAGCCCGTGCCCGATCGCGTGACCTTTGAGGCGCACTAA
- a CDS encoding phosphoribosyl-ATP diphosphatase → MSSPNQFNQNPNLDSILAHLADVVDSRRADVVSGKIDAGSSYIAQLFIKGDDAILKKIGEEATETVMAAKDSRQNQLDPKYQQLLVGEMADLWFHCLVALSRFNLRPEDVLAELKRREGTSGITEKASRKT, encoded by the coding sequence ATGAGTAGCCCGAATCAATTCAACCAAAACCCCAACCTCGATTCCATCTTGGCGCATCTAGCCGATGTGGTCGATAGCCGTCGTGCTGATGTAGTGAGTGGCAAGATCGATGCTGGAAGTTCATATATTGCCCAGCTGTTTATCAAGGGCGATGATGCGATTCTGAAGAAGATTGGGGAGGAGGCCACAGAAACAGTAATGGCGGCCAAGGACTCGCGCCAGAATCAGCTTGACCCTAAATACCAACAGTTATTAGTTGGTGAGATGGCTGATTTGTGGTTTCATTGCCTAGTAGCGCTCTCCCGATTCAATTTACGTCCCGAAGATGTACTGGCCGAACTTAAGCGTCGCGAGGGTACTTCGGGCATTACCGAGAAGGCCAGTCGCAAAACGTAG
- the hisI gene encoding phosphoribosyl-AMP cyclohydrolase, translating to MNNKLLNPLLKPGPWLDRIVWNEQGLVPVIAQEASSGDVLMMAWMNQASLLQTLQKGEAVYWSRSRNKLWHKGEESGHTQTVREIRLDCDGDTLLLIVDQKDGIACHTGRHSCFFNEWDSVASNWVDTMKP from the coding sequence TTGAACAATAAATTGTTAAACCCTCTATTAAAACCAGGCCCATGGCTTGATCGCATTGTTTGGAATGAGCAAGGCTTAGTGCCGGTGATTGCTCAGGAGGCCTCATCGGGAGATGTGTTGATGATGGCTTGGATGAATCAAGCCTCTCTACTGCAAACCTTACAAAAGGGTGAGGCGGTGTATTGGTCGCGCTCACGCAACAAGTTGTGGCATAAGGGCGAAGAGTCGGGTCATACACAAACTGTGCGAGAGATTCGGTTGGATTGCGATGGCGACACGCTTTTACTGATCGTGGATCAAAAAGACGGAATTGCTTGCCATACTGGTAGACACAGTTGCTTTTTTAATGAGTGGGACTCTGTGGCGAGCAATTGGGTCGATACAATGAAGCCATGA
- the mscL gene encoding large conductance mechanosensitive channel protein MscL, whose product MIFTERIVPSKMMKEFRAFAVRGNVVDLAVGIIIGGAFGKIVDSLVNDIVMPLISTLLGGRIDFTNLFIVLGTVPENIPRTFDALKKAGIPIFAYGNFITILINFILLAFVIFQMVKIINKIRAEEPKEAPPTPEDIVLLREIRDYLKK is encoded by the coding sequence ATGATTTTTACGGAGAGAATAGTGCCATCCAAGATGATGAAGGAATTTCGAGCTTTTGCGGTCCGTGGCAACGTTGTTGACCTGGCAGTGGGTATCATCATTGGCGGAGCCTTTGGAAAGATCGTCGATTCCCTGGTCAATGACATTGTCATGCCCCTCATTTCTACCCTTCTGGGGGGCAGAATCGACTTCACCAACCTCTTTATCGTGTTGGGTACAGTTCCTGAGAACATACCCCGTACCTTTGATGCCCTCAAAAAGGCTGGTATCCCCATTTTTGCTTACGGCAACTTCATCACCATCCTGATTAATTTCATCCTGCTCGCATTTGTGATCTTCCAAATGGTCAAGATTATCAACAAAATCAGAGCAGAAGAACCAAAAGAGGCACCCCCAACACCAGAAGACATTGTGTTGCTAAGAGAAATTAGGGATTATTTAAAGAAGTAG
- the tatA gene encoding Sec-independent protein translocase subunit TatA encodes MGSFSIWHWLIVLVIILLVFGTKKLRNIGSDLGGAVKGFKDGMKNGDEAKTEQIQSQTPAAAEKTVDVQAKDVNKS; translated from the coding sequence ATGGGCTCATTTAGTATTTGGCACTGGTTAATCGTACTGGTCATTATTTTGTTGGTCTTTGGTACCAAGAAGCTCCGTAATATTGGTTCCGATCTAGGCGGTGCCGTAAAAGGCTTCAAAGATGGCATGAAAAATGGTGATGAAGCCAAGACCGAACAGATTCAGTCGCAGACCCCTGCAGCAGCAGAAAAGACTGTTGATGTGCAAGCCAAGGACGTGAACAAGTCGTAA
- the tatC gene encoding twin-arginine translocase subunit TatC, with amino-acid sequence MSDTKPGQSEETAKEGEGFQETFMSHLFELRDRVIKAAIAVIIVFLSLVYWAPDIFHLFAKPLLDALPAGGKMIVTDVTGSFFVPMKVTMLVAFLIALPIVLYQMWAFIAPGLYTHERKLILPLVVSSYSLFLVGMSFAYFLVFPTVFQFMASYNAPLGADMSTDIDKYLSFAMSTFLAFGITFEVPVVVVVLVKMGIVSLAKLKEIRPYVIVGAFVIAAIVTPPDVLSQLFLAIPMCLLYELGLFIARFYLPKTESQEEKSE; translated from the coding sequence ATGTCCGATACCAAACCAGGTCAGAGCGAAGAGACTGCAAAAGAGGGCGAGGGTTTTCAAGAAACCTTCATGTCGCATCTCTTTGAGTTGCGCGATCGGGTGATCAAAGCCGCGATCGCGGTGATTATTGTTTTTCTGTCGCTGGTTTATTGGGCGCCCGATATCTTTCATTTGTTTGCCAAGCCACTTCTAGATGCCCTTCCAGCCGGGGGTAAGATGATCGTGACCGATGTAACCGGATCCTTTTTTGTGCCGATGAAGGTCACGATGCTGGTCGCCTTCTTAATTGCGCTACCGATTGTTCTCTATCAAATGTGGGCCTTTATTGCCCCAGGCCTCTACACCCATGAGAGAAAACTAATCCTCCCATTAGTAGTAAGTAGTTACTCACTATTTTTAGTTGGGATGTCATTTGCCTACTTCCTGGTGTTCCCAACGGTTTTCCAGTTCATGGCCAGTTACAACGCCCCCTTGGGTGCCGATATGTCGACTGACATTGATAAATACCTAAGCTTTGCCATGTCTACCTTTCTGGCCTTTGGCATCACCTTTGAGGTACCGGTGGTGGTTGTGGTTTTGGTCAAAATGGGGATTGTGAGTCTGGCAAAACTGAAGGAGATTAGGCCCTATGTGATTGTTGGGGCATTTGTGATTGCGGCCATTGTGACCCCACCAGACGTCCTATCCCAGCTCTTTTTAGCTATTCCCATGTGCCTTCTCTATGAGCTTGGCTTATTTATTGCTCGTTTTTACCTACCCAAAACTGAATCCCAAGAAGAAAAATCAGAATAG